The genomic segment CCACCGGGCGCTGCCCTACGACGCGTGGCGCAAGCAGGTGAGCGCGCTCGACGAGTGGTGGGTGGCCGAGGTCGACGGTGTCGTGGCGGGCGCGCTCGAATCCTCGTACGACAGCGACGAGGGGAACGACGAGGGCTGGGTCAAGCGGCTCGCGGTGCTGGGGTCGTACCGGAAAAGGGGTCTGGGTGAGGCCCTGCTCCGCCGCGCCTTCGCCACCTATGCCGCCAAGGGGCGCGCCAAAGCCGGCCTGGGAGTCGACATGGCGAACCCGACGCGCGCGGCCCGGCTCTACCTTGCGGTGGGCATGAAGCCGCTCTACGAGGCCAACATCTACCAGAAGATGATCTAGGCCTCGGGCGACGGTGTGCCGGTGGGGCGGCGGCGCAGCTCCTCGACGTAGTCGTCGGGGGCGCCCGCCTTCTCCGCGGCGTTGGCGATCTCGCTCAGATACCACGCTGTGGGCAGGCCACCCTCGTAGCCGGCGAAGACGTAGACCCACGCGCTGAACTCGCCATCGAGCGTGGAGACACGCACGGTGACCTTCTGATACGCCTCCGCGGTGACGCCCTCGACCTCGTCGAGCTGTGACGCATCCCATGGATGCACGTCGTAGAGCGACACGAAGACCCGGTCGCCGGGCGACTCGACGATCGTCGTGACCGCGCCTTCCGAGCCTATTTCCCCCTCACCGGCAAAGGTCAGACGCCAGCCTTCTATCCACCCCACGCCCACCATGGGCGAGTGCGGACAGTAGGCCCGCATGCGGGCCGGGTCGAGGTTTGAGCCATACGCGGCGTAATGACGCACGGCGATGACGATAGCCCGAGCGGGCGGTGGGGGAGAATACAAGGAGTGCGTGTCGGCACAACTGCCATGGGAAGGTTGGAAACGTCGTGAGTCGGATCGTGATCATCGGTGGGGGACCGGGCGGGTATGAGGCGGCCCTGGTCGCCGCCCAGCTCGACGCGGACGTCACCCTCGTCGAAGCGGACGGACCGGGTGGCGCCTGCGTCCTGACCGACTGCGTGCCCTCCAAGACCTTCATCGCCAGCTCCGAAGTCATGACGGGTTACCGGCACAACGACCGGTTCGGCATCCGCTCGTCGGGGCTCGACGGCGTCACGGTCGACGCGGTCGCGGTCAACGACCGGGTCAAGAAGCTCGCCCTCGCGCAGTCCAGCGACATCCAGGCCAAGCTGGTCAAGGCCGGGGTCGACGTGGTGCACGGCCGGGCCCGCCTCGGTGAGGACACGCTCGGCCACACCCACCAGGTCCTTGTCACGCCGCACGGCGGCGAGACGTACGCGGTCGAGGCCACCACCGTGCTGCTGGCCACCGGGGCCACGCCGCGGGTGCTGGCCACGGCCCGGCCCGACGGTGAGCGCATCCTCGACTGGCGTCAGCTCTACGACCTCACCGAGCTGCCCTCGCACCTGGTCGTGATCGGTTCCGGCGTCACCGGCGCCGAGTTCGCCAGCGCCTACCTGGCCATGGGCGTGCAGGTCACCCTGGTGTCGAGCCGCGAACGGGTGATGCCGCACGAGGACGCCGACGCCGCGATGGCGATCGAGCGGGTGTTCCGCGAGCGGGGCATGACGATCCTGAGCCAAGCCCGGGGCAAGAGCGTCGAGAACACCGGCTCCGGCGTACGGGTGACGCTGGGTGACGATCGAGTGATCGAGGGCTCGCACGCGCTGATCGCGGTCGGCGCCGTGCCCAACACAGCCGATCTCGGCCTCGCAGAGTACGGCGTGCAGGTCGGCGACGGCGGCTACGTGACCGTCGACCGGGTCTCGCGCACCAACGTGCCCGGCATCTACGCCGCCGGCGACTGCACGGGCGTGCTGCCGCTGGCCAGCGTGGCCGCCATGCAGGGCCGCATCGCGATCTGGCACGCGATGGGCGAGGCCGTGGCCCCGCTGCGGCTGCGCACCGTCTCGGCCAACGTCTTCACCGACCCCGAACTGGCCACCGTGGGTGTCTCGCAGAACGACGTCGACGCCGGCCGGAT from the Paractinoplanes abujensis genome contains:
- a CDS encoding gamma-glutamylcyclotransferase; the encoded protein is MRHYAAYGSNLDPARMRAYCPHSPMVGVGWIEGWRLTFAGEGEIGSEGAVTTIVESPGDRVFVSLYDVHPWDASQLDEVEGVTAEAYQKVTVRVSTLDGEFSAWVYVFAGYEGGLPTAWYLSEIANAAEKAGAPDDYVEELRRRPTGTPSPEA
- a CDS encoding NAD(P)H-quinone dehydrogenase, translated to MSRIVIIGGGPGGYEAALVAAQLDADVTLVEADGPGGACVLTDCVPSKTFIASSEVMTGYRHNDRFGIRSSGLDGVTVDAVAVNDRVKKLALAQSSDIQAKLVKAGVDVVHGRARLGEDTLGHTHQVLVTPHGGETYAVEATTVLLATGATPRVLATARPDGERILDWRQLYDLTELPSHLVVIGSGVTGAEFASAYLAMGVQVTLVSSRERVMPHEDADAAMAIERVFRERGMTILSQARGKSVENTGSGVRVTLGDDRVIEGSHALIAVGAVPNTADLGLAEYGVQVGDGGYVTVDRVSRTNVPGIYAAGDCTGVLPLASVAAMQGRIAIWHAMGEAVAPLRLRTVSANVFTDPELATVGVSQNDVDAGRIPARQVMLPLTGNARAKMADLHDGFVKLFCRPATGQIVGGVVVAPKASELILPITMAIENNLTVDQLAHTITIYPSLSGSIAEAARQLMQHELQ